CGGTCAGACGGCCATCGTCGAGCACCTGCAGCAGGATGTTAAACACGTCGGGGTGCGCTTTCTCAATCTCGTCCAGCAGAACGACGCTGTAGGGTTTCCGGCGAACGGCTTCGGTCAGCTGACCGCCCTCGTCGTAGCCAATGTAGCCCGGAGGGGCGCCAATCAACCGGCTGACGGCGTGACGTTCCTGGAATTCCGACATGTCGATCCGAATCATCGAATTCTCGTCGTTGAACAGGTAATCGGCTAGGGCTTTCGCCAGCTCGGTTTTACCCACCCCGGTTGTACCCAGGAAAATAAACGAACCAATGGGCCGTTTGGGGTCCTGCATTCCGGCGCGGCTCCGGCGAACCGCATCCGCCACCACCTGAATGGCTTCTTCCTGACCGGCCACCCGTTTGGCGAGTTCGTCTTCCAGATGGAGCAGTTTTTCACGCTCCGATTCCATCATCCGGCTCACCGGAATACCGGTCCATTTGGCAACGACTTCGGCAATGTCGTCCGCCGTCACCTCCTCCTGCAACAGTGTTTGCGCGTCGCCTTCTTTCTTCACCAGCTCGTCCACGCGTTTCTGCATTTCGGGCAAACGGCCGTAGCGAATCTCGGCGACCTTGCCATAATCACCGGCCCGTTCGGCCTGCTCGGCTTCCGACTTCAGCTGATCGAGTTGTTCTTTCAACGTCCGGACTTCGTTTACCGACTGTTTTTCCACCTCCCAACGGGCTTTCAGGCTATTCCGTTGCTCGTTCAGGTCGGCAATCTGTTTGTTCAGAGCGCTTTCCTTTTCCCGGTCGGCTTCCCGGCGAATGGCTTCGCGTTCAATCTCCAACTGCATAATCCGGCGGTTCAGTTCGTCGAGTTCTTCGGGAACCGAGTCAATTTCAAGCCGCATTTTGGCGGCCGCTTCGTCCATCAGGTCAATGGCTTTGTCGGGCAGAAACCGGTCGGAGATGTAGCGGTTGGAAAGCTCAACGGCGGCAATCACAGCATCGTCTTTGATCCGGACCCCGTGGTGCAGTTCGTATTTTTCCTTGATACCGCGCAGAATCGAAATGGCGTCCTGCACATCCGGCTCGTCCACCATAACGGTCTGAAACCGGCGTTCGAGCGCTTTATCTTTCTCGATGTATTTCTGGTATTCCTTCAGCGTCGTGGCCCCGATGGCGTGCAGTTCACCGCGCGCCAGAGCCGGTTTCAGGAGGTTGGCCGCGTCCATAGCACCTTCTCCGCCCCCGGCACCCGCTCCAATCAGCGTGTGAATCTCGTCGATGAACAGAATGAGTTCACCTTCCGAGTCGGTTACTTCCTTGATGACCGCTTTCAGCCGTTCTTCAAATTCGCCTTTGTATTTGGCACCGGCCACCAGCAAACCCATGTCGAGTGAAACGATGGTTTTCGATTTCAGGTTTTCGGGCACGTCACCCTGTACAATCCGCTGAGCCAACCCTTCCACGATGGCCGTCTTTCCAACGCCCGGTTCACCCAGCAGAATGGGGTTGTTTTTCGTACGGCGGCTCAGGATTTGCAGCACCCGGCGAATTTCTTCATCCCGACCGATGACGGGGTCAATCTTACCCTTCTCGGCCAGTTCATTCAGGTTTTTGCTATACCGTTCCAGCGAACGGTATTTGGCTTCTGCATTTTGATCTTTCACTGGATTATTTTTTCCGCGTAATTCTTTAATGGCTTCTTTCAGGCTTTTTTCGGTAAAACCGACATCTTTCAATAGACTGGCAACCGCGTCTTTTCCGGTAATCAGTCCTAACAGGATGAGTTCAATGCTGACATACTCATCCCCAAATTCTTTGAGATAACCCGTGGCACGTTGCAAGGCCGCGTTCAGGTCGTTTCCCAGGTAGATATTGGAAGCAGCCTCCGCCCCTACGGAAACCTTCGGGTAACCGTTAACAATGGCGTCCAATGCCAGGGTTAAGCGGCTGGCATTCACGCCGGTTTTCTTCGACAGAAAACCCATCGTGTTGGGGTCTTCGTCCAGGATGGCTTTCAGCACGTGGCCCGTCTCGACCGTCTGCTGCTGATTACCCTGCG
This Larkinella insperata DNA region includes the following protein-coding sequences:
- the clpB gene encoding ATP-dependent chaperone ClpB, whose translation is MNLNSYTIKAQEVIQQAAQIAQGNQQQTVETGHVLKAILDEDPNTMGFLSKKTGVNASRLTLALDAIVNGYPKVSVGAEAASNIYLGNDLNAALQRATGYLKEFGDEYVSIELILLGLITGKDAVASLLKDVGFTEKSLKEAIKELRGKNNPVKDQNAEAKYRSLERYSKNLNELAEKGKIDPVIGRDEEIRRVLQILSRRTKNNPILLGEPGVGKTAIVEGLAQRIVQGDVPENLKSKTIVSLDMGLLVAGAKYKGEFEERLKAVIKEVTDSEGELILFIDEIHTLIGAGAGGGEGAMDAANLLKPALARGELHAIGATTLKEYQKYIEKDKALERRFQTVMVDEPDVQDAISILRGIKEKYELHHGVRIKDDAVIAAVELSNRYISDRFLPDKAIDLMDEAAAKMRLEIDSVPEELDELNRRIMQLEIEREAIRREADREKESALNKQIADLNEQRNSLKARWEVEKQSVNEVRTLKEQLDQLKSEAEQAERAGDYGKVAEIRYGRLPEMQKRVDELVKKEGDAQTLLQEEVTADDIAEVVAKWTGIPVSRMMESEREKLLHLEDELAKRVAGQEEAIQVVADAVRRSRAGMQDPKRPIGSFIFLGTTGVGKTELAKALADYLFNDENSMIRIDMSEFQERHAVSRLIGAPPGYIGYDEGGQLTEAVRRKPYSVVLLDEIEKAHPDVFNILLQVLDDGRLTDSKGRVANFKNTIIIMTSNIGSHVIRERFAAMEDWNRDQIIDDTKEEVFELLKQTLRPEFLNRIDELVMFQPLTQREIRKIVHLQFKHIQDRLSEQGITIEADQEVLNKLAEEGYDPQFGARPLKRVMQRRILNALSKEILAGRIQKNAIVGMMLNETEDGKEDIIFYNLDKVVPELD